The following is a genomic window from Brachionichthys hirsutus isolate HB-005 unplaced genomic scaffold, CSIRO-AGI_Bhir_v1 contig_764, whole genome shotgun sequence.
aGCTCTAATACAAGTGTCAGTTTAGTAGTTGCCTGGAAATAAAGGTAAATCTTACGATTAATAATTGCATTTCATTACCTTGTACTTGTATATGTGTAATTATGATAAAGTTGAAGCTAACCTAACTTAATTGAAAGCTATGTGCTTCAAAAATAAACCTCAATCATTTCCTAAGAAATAAACTTAAGTCTAAAAGAATACAATGTTTAAGATTGCTTGATGGTAAAAGACACCACTCCAGCAAAAAGGAATATTTAACAGTCTTTTGGTTCCATCCTggacaaaaaaagtatttcttgacaggcaggcagagggaTGGCGATATGCATCGAATGTCTGGAGTAAAACAAAGTTTCTGCTTAAATCAAAGAGTTTGTAGAACAGTTTATATCTGTTTCTACGTAATGCAGAGCCTCACTAAGTTGCAGAAGTATATTGATTTCCTTAAATACTGTTTCCTTCCTAGTGGCTGGCGGTGCGAGGTGTGTGATCTCCAGGAGAATATTTGGATGAACCTGACAGACGGGAAAGTGCTGTGTGGTCGCAGGTATTTTGATGGCTCTGGTGGCAACAACCACGCCCTTCTCCATTTCCAGGAGACGGGATACCCACTTGCTGTCAAACTCGGCACCATCACTCCCGATGGCGCAGGTCGGTCATTTGGATTGCACAGACGCAGAATTTATTTCAATTCAACCGGCTGTAAAAGAGCGATTCAGCATCCTCCAgtatgtgttttcattttagttCAACTGCTTCCGTGACCTAATTGCTCCCAATATTCTGTCTCTCCAGATGTGTATTCCTATGTTGAGGATGACATGGTGCTGGATTCTAAGTTACCAGAGCATCTGGCCCACTTTGGCATCgacatgatgacgatggagaagGCAAGTTCTGTGTCTTTGCTGCTCCGCGTGCTGCAGGGATGTTTGTGTCATTGAACACCAAATAAATCAAGTTGTTCTTAAAAACTAACCCAAAACTAAAAGCTTTAGCAGATTCAAATctaaccacttttttttttatctggctCCCCCACTTATTTCTTCTTCCCTGCTGTGCTTAGCATGCTGTTAATCCTTGTGTGTGCTTTAGTGTCTAGCATCAACAGTTAGACATTTCTTTGTGTGCTTCCACTTTCACGGCACAGCCATGATTATATTCACCTAGTTGTTCTCGGTTTCAGAGGCTTTCCTTCCAGACCTGCTTCTACTTCTCTGTTGGCACCATTTCTTTGCCACCTGCATCTCCTCTCCTGTGGAGAAAAgatctttgtttctctcactcTAATGCTGATTTTCTAATGTAATGATGCTACaccgacagggggggggggtgcaagaaAACAAGTGCGGCACTTAGTATCTTATCTGCCTGCTGTTGTTACCGCTCGAAGGCTGTCTCCTATGTTTTTATATGCCTGTATCCCACATCTTTCTTCCCATTTCATCGTTTCATTTTTTTGGTACCAGACTGAGCGGACAATGACTGAGCTGGAGATTGCCGTGAACCAGCGTGTGGGGGAGTGGGAGGTAATCCAGGAGTCGGGGACCACCCTACGGCCCATGTTTGGCCCCGGCCTGACCGGCATGAAGAATCTTGGTAACAGCTGCTACCTCAACTCTGTCATGCAAGTTCTTTTCACCGTTCCAGACTTCCAGAGCAAGTTAGTGCCCTCTTTTTACTTATTGCCCATCTTCTATTCTATCTTGGTTAAAGTTtcttattaatttatttcagCAGCAGGAGTGAAATAATTATTCTGAGTTTCTTCACTGTGCCTCTATTTGAATTCATCTCACATTCTCCAGCATTTTTAGTATGGTAGGGAAAGTAAAGATGTAACTGCTATCGTTCATGCTTTCCAGGTATGTGTCTAACATTGATAAGATCATTGATGAAGCCCCAAGTGACCCCTCCCAGGACTTCAAAACCCAAGTGTGAGCGTCTTCTCCCATCTCtggttatttgtatttttccatttaaCAATCGCTATTCAATGTGGAAAAGACTCTTGATTAAAATATAGCATTTTTCCAAGTCCTTTCTTTTGTGTACCTCGTTTCTCTGGctcatttccacacacacacacacacacacacacgcctttgTGATGCAATGTTATGTGGTTGGACATGCAGTGATGTCAGCTTTGTTTATCGCAGAGCCAAGCTCGGCTACGGTTTGCTGTCGGGAGAATATTCCAAGCCGGCTCCAGACCCTGCGGATGAAAGTGGTGCATCTGAACCCAGGGTAAGAATGAAGTCTTGGGTTAAACAGTTGTTCACGTCCCATGCGTGTGTGAGAATGTGACCTGTCTATTATTAACCCGCACCTCGACTACTCCCGCGTTTACAGGGAGACCAAGCCGGCATAGCACCACAAATGTTCAAAGCTCTTGTCGGGCGGGGCCACCCGGAGTTCTCCACCAATCGACAACAGGATGCTCAGGAGTTTTTATTGCACTTCATTAACATGGTGGAGGTAAAGCTACATTCAAACCCTGCACCTCTTTTGCACCCCAGTTTTCCCCTTTATGTTATTgctttttgtccccccccccccccccccagaggaactGCCGCTCTGGGTCCAACCCATCTGAAGCCTTCAGATtcctggtggaggagaggatTGTTTGCCAGCAATCACTGAAGGCCAAGTACACACAGCGGGTAGATTACATCATCCAGCTGCCTGTGCCGATGGACCAGGCTACCAACCAAGGTGAAGGGCTCATGGGatacagtccccccccccataccgTCTCCAACCCCCACGCTTCATCAGTGGTTTAAGCTGTAGGACAATCCAAAGACTAGTGTGACGTATGTCAGGTGGCAAGAAAGGGCTGAGAAATTGGGAATAAAGGCAATTTTGTGGATGATATTAAAATTGATAGCTGACATTTTGAGAATATGAGCTACAAACTGTAGAGAAGTTGGATGTCTGATATCTTTTTACAAGTGACAGTGCAGTAATTTATTGATACCACCACCAGTAACTCACCTGCCGTCTCTGAAGTAGATCAGGTGAAGAGCTCTCAAAACAggcaaattacagacagacagaaatgaatGGTCCTCACCAAGGTTTTTTAGTTTTGTGTACATATTTCCCTGAAACAGAAGAGCTTCAGGAGGCAGAGCGTCGGCGTGAGGAGGGCGACCCATCAGCCCCGACGGTGCGAGCGCAAATCCCCTTCACAGCTTGCATGGCAGCACTCAGCGAACCAGAGATCCTCTCAGACTTCTGGAGCTCAGCTGTGCAGACAAAGACTACTGCCACTAAGTATGGAACGAGCCGCACGCAATGAAGGGGAATGGACGACACAAATCTCAATTAATATCAGCGTTTGTCTTATTTTTCCAGAACGACCCGCTTTGCCTCTTTTCCCGACCATCTGGTCATCCAGATAAAGAAGTTCACCTTTGGCCTTGACTGGATTCCAAAGAAACTGGgtgaggaaagaaaatattAGATGTTTAGAAGTTAACCGGCCAAGAGGAACAGGTTTAATAATAATCTCAAGAATGGGGGaaaatccaaaacaaacatttggtcTCTCGCAGTCATTTGAAGGTTTGTATATTTGCAGATGTGAGCATCGACGTTCCCGATACTCTGGACTTGAGCGCTCTACGTGGAACCGGCCAGCAGCCAGGGGAGGAGCTTTTGCCAGAGGTGGCCCCACCCCCACTCATGACCCCAGATGTGGAGGTCAAAGGTATCCTGGGTTCCCATGGCAACGAGGAGGACGACTCTCTCTACTCTCCACTGCTGTGTTAGTCTGTCTGTCACTTCCAATCTGTTCCTTCTCTCCGCTCTTATTTGTCCTTCCttgtttcctccttttctttcttttctgcctcAACAGTGTTCTTGCGTCCTTCCGTTgccttatttatttacttttgcaTAATGTCAATTTGTCAAGTGATTTGAGTTGCATTTCAAAGTAAAGCAATTGAACAATGGTTACATTTTCCAGGAGCATACGagtctgtatttatttgcattggtttgctttttttgttAACGTTTGTAAGCATTGCCTTTCCCAACAAAAAAACTGTTTGTCGTTCCACAGACGACGTCAAagtgatcagaatttcttcttGTCACTCAACAGCTCCTGTCCTGGATGACTGTGCCGTCTCCCAGTTGTGTGAAATGGGATTCCCATTGGAGGCCTGCAGGAAAGCGGTGTACTATGCTGGGAACACTGGAATCGATGGAGCCATGAATTGGATTATGAGCCACATGGAGGATCCAGGTGTGCAGCGCAGCGGGGCAATTTAAGAGAAACCCAAAATGAGTGTCACCTCTCCTGACTCGCCATGTTCTctcctttctgattggctgcagactTCTCGGCCCCCCTGGTGTTACCTGGCTGCAGCTCCGGTCAGGGGACCACACCCACAGAGAGCCTGTCTGAGGAGCACTTGGCAATTATTGTCTCCATGGGCTTCAGCCGGGACCAGGCAACAAAAGCACTTCGGGCCACGGTTAGGATCAAGCTCAATCTAGTTAGAGCTTCACATTTTACCAAttgcatgatttatttgtttaaagtaAAATTCATTAAAGTGAACTGCCAAGTCAAGAATTGATAACATCATTTGTCAGCCATCATGTATCTTTAGCTTTCTCACTATCCCCTAAAGCTCCTCTAAAATTACAACCACGTATATGCGTTCATTTCTCAGAGTAACGTTGTGGATCGGGCAGTGGACTGGATTTTCTCTCACCTTGATCTGGAGTCCATGGATGTGTCTGAAGGCGGCCGCTCAGCGGCAGAGAGCGAGGGCGGCCGAGAGCCTCCGCCCGGACCTCGCGTCAGAGACGGGCCAGGCAGTGAGTTACATGATCTTTATCTCTGAATATTCCCGCTCAAATTAGCTGCAGAGACGCGTTCATGACATCAGCAACACTGGTGGAATGTTGCTCTAGTCATGATTTGATAAAAATAattgttcttctgttttctctcttttatccAGAATACGAGTTGTTTGCATTCATCAGTCACATGGGGACGAGCACAATGTGCGGTCATTACGTCTGTCACATTAAGAAAGAGCAACAGTGAGTATTATCATTTCATTGATCTTGTGTTTCTTTGGGGGATTTTAGAAGCCTCATTGTGACTCTATATCTCATTTAATCTGCCTATTAAGAAAGGAATTCCCATATGTACGTCTTCAGCgccattttctctttctcccgaTCATCATGGTTGTCGGGTGTGAATCCAGCGTTGAAACAGATGATTTTAGTTTCACATCAATAAAATGCGTGAATCGTTCTCTTTTAAATCTTCTCCTTTTTTCGAAATATTTCTGCAGTAATattttaaaagcaacaaaacaagaTTTTTCAGCCTCATAAATGCAATGCCTCCTGTTCTTTAATCGGTATTCGATTCATTCAATGTCTTTAATTcaaaaaatctatattttatattttaatgtgaTGGATTTTCTGATTCTACTGGGCCTCAGCAGGGGGCGCCAAACTCCAGGTCTGACCTGAACAATAATATGCTCGTGGTCGCATAGTCCCCCGTCAAAAAGCTTAACTTTTGGGGTATTGGGTTAAAGAAAATGGCAAATATATTGTGATAACAAAAATTAATCCCACATGATATGTGCTAGTAACTATGTCTTAAATGagattattataataatagtgATTGGGGGAAAAAAGTAGGTATCActttaaacaacacacataaatattattttcagaTAAGCCTggtaatgttaaaaaaaaaagtatgagtTTTTAGGTTTTATTTCCAGAATGGAGTCAAATCTGTCATTTTTtgtgatgatgacgatgtcTGTGTTTCACAGGTGGGTCATCTTCAATGACCAGAAGGTGTGCGCTTCTGAGAAACCTCCCAAAGACATGGGATACCTCTACTTCTATCGGAGAGTGGCTGAATGAGACAAAGGGAGCGTTGCATTTGacgagaaggaggagaaatgtgGACCCTATCTCAAAAGACACCCGACAGCATTCACAGTGGCACCCAACCCAGCTCTTACAATATGCTCTAGCACACTTTGCAAGTgaagtgtaaataaatatttcataataCATAAATAGGCTGTTGAATAAATTGGTGCAGGTGTACAGATgtggtgttaaaaaaaaaacctgcttcaTGGAATCAACCACAGACCATTAGAACTGTTGCTCAGAAAGTTCACCCCTTATTAAAAAGTATGCTTGATTTCCACTGCCGTAATAGTCACTGCCCCTCTGCATCCAGATGCGTTGCTTGCGGCCTCCCTGTTCTATTGGATGGTTGCAGCTCATTGTCAGCTGTTTAGCCTGGTGTTAACTCTGTTAAAATTTAAGTCAAGTGAAGATAGTTCAACATCTGAATTAACAAAATATCAGTAAATCAAAGAACTGCACAATTGAgtgtttcagaaagaaaaaacaacttctGCGTGTGTTCCAGGTTTTTTTTGGTGTGCAAATAAGTCCCTAGTTACTTCTGCTGTGACAAATAAGGAATTGTCTTTCTGttatgtgtttttattcaataaattCCTGAGTTGGCTTTCAGCTTTCCTTTCACTAGTTATTGATGATTTATGCGTCATTTTGAAACTGCAGAGTGAACAGAATGCCAGGCTTAGACTGCAAGCAAGGCGCTGCTGGCGTGAGGCGCAGACTCAGAGCTGGGGTTGCACTGACCTACAAAGTTCCAAACTACAGGTTTCTTCTTCAGATCTCTTCCGCCTTCTGCAGTTTTTGCATCCTTGTGCTTTTGTGTCATGAAAAAATGAAGCACAGGATGAAGAAAGATTTTTGAATTTTAGTAATAGCACGAAAGACAACTCTGCTTCAAAGTGAAGGTAAGAGCTGAGACTAAATTGTGCAATTAAGTTTTGTCTTGTGTATAATATTAGTCCCGCTCAGGACACATCTTTTAAAGAACTTCGTAAGATTGTAAATGtgataaatgaaaaacatgCTCATCACtgctattttatttaaaggttaaaaaaatctgttcagCCAATAAGGGGACATAAATCTGCTCTTTTTATAGTTATTACAGTATCTAGTATGGTTAGATTGTAATTGTTCTACAATAACGGGAAGATATGTCTGGCTTCAAAACGAATAGTTTGCCACATTtaattctttatatatatatattttacattctgaaatagagagaaaaatgaagactggcttttatttttatacgaTATGGATTTTGATTTggttaatagaaaaaaaagggggacgCGATGAAATGTTTATTGAACAAATATATCTGACTTGTGAGCTAAATGCTACAGAACAGATCAACAGCAAAGCACCTTGACATTCTAACACAAGGGCTTAAACTTGTGCTTGGAGCGTCCCAGTATTAATGTAGATTTATGAAGCACTTTTTCAATGTTTTCACAGATGAAATAGAGAGGAAGGAAGTTGAAACCCAACTTGGTGGTTAGGGATCACATGTTGCTCGTCTCAAACAGAAGCTGCATGCGGTATCTCTAAGCTGGAAAGGtttgctctcacacacagaacTATTACGTTCAGGTTTTTATTATAATCGTATTAACAAAAATGCCTATTATTTCTGTTTCATCCCTTTAGATATCAGCATTCCAAATGAAGGCAACTCTGTGGCTTTTGTTTGGTGGGTGAAGATACTTATATAGACAGTAAATAATCTGGAATAAACGTAATAATTTGCCGAACACTCTTTTAATCTACATCGAAAAACAGCTgcatttgtcctttttttttgcattcaagATGCTTAGAAACTAAAATCAACTCGAAACTCTCTGATGTCATATTCAGTTTATAAGATTCTGATGTAGAGTCATGACAGTATATCGTAATATCGGTTTGTCCTTACCTAACTTATTTGAATTGTAACTCATGAATGTAATCCTGTCTTTAGTGCTGGCTGCTTTCCCGGCAGCCGCCGACGTCTTCCTGGCATCCCCGGGACGGAGTGCCACCATCGAGTGTGGGGGAGACACGAGTTACTCCAACTTGGCGTGGTTTCATAAAAATGAACTGATTCTTAAAGTCCGGAGAAACGGCGTTCCTAGTAAAGGTATAAACAGACTTTAGGCATTGTCTACAGAGGATGAAGTTTAAAACGTTAACTGTGCAACCTGCATTTCTGCTCTAGGCAAGGCTCTTATTGTGCGTAGGACAAGTCTGCAGAACACAAAGCTGGTGATCATGAAAGTAACGGAAAGTGATGCCGGAATGTTTACATGTGAAGTGGATGGAAAGTCTCATCAACATGCACTTCTCGTAGCCACAGGTAAGCGAACGCCTAAGAGGGCATTATCTGCAAGTAGTTCTCTTCCCtgatgtgtgtgtaggttttgttttttaatccctccCTGTCAGTCTCAACCAGCCCCCCTGGGGAGCTCCGGCTGGGCAGTAAGGCCACGCTCCGGTGTGAGGTCAAAGGTCTGATGGAAGGATCTACAGTACAGTGGAAGAATCCATTTGGGAGTCCACACACAGGAGCTGAGCTGAATCCAGTGACCCGCTCACATCACGGCTCGTGGAACTGCACGTTCTCCCATAATGGGGTGACATACAATGAGAGACTGGTCGTCAAGGTTACAGGTAGGAAACCGGCTCCCGCCGAAGTATCGGCTTGTGATTTTTACCCTGACAAAAACAACGTCTCCGCCAAAGCCGAGAGTTCTGTTGTGCTTTCAGGGCCTGCTCCAAAGACACCTTCACCGAACCTTTCCGAAAGCTCGGATGACACCCCCAATGCACCCCCCACCACAGGTTTGTTTGCTTTACTTAAATCCACTGCGATTACATAATTGCCTGTGGTGactcttcattcattcattattcatcctTTCTGCCGGGGGTCTGTTCTCATGACTCATCCAGGTGTTGCAAACGCCCCGCCCAATGCAGGGCTGCTGCTGGGCCTCAGCTGGTGGATGTGGGTCGTAATTCTAGTCGGCGGCGGCGTGGTTTTGCTTCTCCTTCTCGTCGCCGTCATTTGCTTGTACAAGAGGATCAAAAGGAAGAAGGTGAGTGAAGAAAATGATTCGGTACGGTAACGTAGAGGAGCTTCATATGCTGCTTTGTGGATTTACATTTACAATCGGGATGGAGATCTGAGAtcagttgttttcttttttgtgtgtgtgcttcagagAAAATTGTTAAAGATGAGGAATGGCCACCAGCCACTGACACCGAGGCAGTACTGTCAGTGTAACCGCCGGTAAACGTTCTCGACTTCCTTCTACCGAGGAGAACGTTACTTTACTCCTCACTCACTTTACAGATGCTTTCTAATGGGCTGTATTCGCTTCAATATTCATAACTGTGTGACCTCGATTTCACCAAGTGCTTCATTATCGTGTTGTTTTTAGCGTCAAAGCTTTTTCTTTACTCTCTTTATCACAGTCCAACAGCTGCTGTGAAACTGGAGCAAAGacacaggaggaagaggcaatcagtacccccccccccctccctgcaacTCCTCCTAGCGGAGTGACTGATTGAAGAaaagagacagacaaaaaaagaaagatagggAAAGAGAGAACCCCAATGTGAATGTGCCATgaatttaaatgtgcttttgaatgctgtaataataataaaaacgttGAGCTTTACCAAGTGCttcattattataaaaaatagaATGTACATTTTACTCAAGCCCTCACATATTATTTTACAGATATAcctttaagtgttttttttatttacaaaataaatgtataaaatatatgcatttttcttcagtcaATAAACTATAACAAAACTAAAAGTGCAATATTTCTATATTATCTTCAATGTGTATTTTAATATACTATTAAACCATCCCTGCTTTGGTGCAGAGGCTTTGTATTCCCCACAACTGGTGCAGGAAAAAGCAGGTGTTCCCACCAGTGCAGCGCTGCGCGTGCTGAAACGCACAGTAAACACCTGTTTAACACAGTAATGCTCAAGCACCAATGACATGTACATGCACTGTTGTCTGAATTTGTATTTAAGGCTGACTAAATGTTTCATATCTTTCAAACATGGCTTATTTTATAATCTACTTAAGCCATTTATATTATAATAGGAATGATGGAATCATAGCGGTGActtcctgtatgtgtgtgtgtgtgtgtgtgtgtgtgagagagagagagagagagagagagagaggtagattGTATCTACACAGTTCACCAAATGTTAGAGCCGAACTCATCGCTGTACTGAAAGCGTCACATGTGAGTACTTTTAAATATACTTCATGTTCTACTTGCTAAAAACTGGTAGTAAATATTCTGGTAGCAGGAAGACCCATAAGTCTGGTCAACAGCATGTCTCTCTATGCAGACACAAAATATTTCTACAGATGCTCACAAATCTCCCAAAGGCTGCTGGAGACTCGTCTC
Proteins encoded in this region:
- the LOC137915784 gene encoding opioid-binding protein/cell adhesion molecule-like, which gives rise to MKATLWLLFVLAAFPAAADVFLASPGRSATIECGGDTSYSNLAWFHKNELILKVRRNGVPSKGKALIVRRTSLQNTKLVIMKVTESDAGMFTCEVDGKSHQHALLVATVSTSPPGELRLGSKATLRCEVKGLMEGSTVQWKNPFGSPHTGAELNPVTRSHHGSWNCTFSHNGVTYNERLVVKVTGPAPKTPSPNLSESSDDTPNAPPTTGVANAPPNAGLLLGLSWWMWVVILVGGGVVLLLLLVAVICLYKRIKRKKRKLLKMRNGHQPLTPRQYCQCNRRPTAAVKLEQRHRRKRQSVPPPPSLQLLLAE
- the LOC137915775 gene encoding ubiquitin carboxyl-terminal hydrolase 5-like — its product is MADVGEVLMSVLSTIRVPKPGDRVHKDECALSFSSPESEGGLYVCMNTFLGFGSQYVERHHARTGQRAYFHITRTRKAKKEDDSNSGSGHPPKKKPTRLAIGIEGGFDVEQEQYEEDLKVVVLPDRQEVTSEGLAAMPDVVKERVSLSMAGIMAADSVSHTLQVQQWDGEVRQESKHATHLKQLDTGVKIPPSGWRCEVCDLQENIWMNLTDGKVLCGRRYFDGSGGNNHALLHFQETGYPLAVKLGTITPDGADVYSYVEDDMVLDSKLPEHLAHFGIDMMTMEKTERTMTELEIAVNQRVGEWEVIQESGTTLRPMFGPGLTGMKNLGNSCYLNSVMQVLFTVPDFQSKYVSNIDKIIDEAPSDPSQDFKTQVAKLGYGLLSGEYSKPAPDPADESGASEPRGDQAGIAPQMFKALVGRGHPEFSTNRQQDAQEFLLHFINMVERNCRSGSNPSEAFRFLVEERIVCQQSLKAKYTQRVDYIIQLPVPMDQATNQEELQEAERRREEGDPSAPTVRAQIPFTACMAALSEPEILSDFWSSAVQTKTTATKTTRFASFPDHLVIQIKKFTFGLDWIPKKLDVSIDVPDTLDLSALRGTGQQPGEELLPEVAPPPLMTPDVEVKGILGSHGNEEDDSLYSPLLSPVLDDCAVSQLCEMGFPLEACRKAVYYAGNTGIDGAMNWIMSHMEDPDFSAPLVLPGCSSGQGTTPTESLSEEHLAIIVSMGFSRDQATKALRATSNVVDRAVDWIFSHLDLESMDVSEGGRSAAESEGGREPPPGPRVRDGPGKYELFAFISHMGTSTMCGHYVCHIKKEQQWVIFNDQKVCASEKPPKDMGYLYFYRRVAE